The proteins below come from a single Streptomyces tubercidicus genomic window:
- a CDS encoding RluA family pseudouridine synthase, which translates to MSTIPEIRTLPVPDGLEGERVDAALARMFGFSRTKAAELAGAGKVRVDGSEVMKSERVHGGAWLEVEMPQAAPPVEIVAEPVEGMEIVHDDDDIVVIMKPVGVAAHPSPGWTGTTVIGGLAAAGYRISTSGAAERQGIVHRLDVGTSGLMVVAKSERAYTLLKQQFRERTVDKRYHSLVQGHPDPMSGTIDAPIGRHPQHDYKWAVTAEGKPSVTHYDLIEAFRAASLLDIKLETGRTHQIRVHMAAHRHPCVGDLTYGADPTLAKRLGVGRQWLHAVRLGFEHPSDGRWVEFESGYPDDLQRALDTVRDESS; encoded by the coding sequence GTGAGCACCATTCCCGAGATCCGCACCCTGCCCGTACCGGACGGCCTGGAGGGCGAGCGCGTCGACGCCGCGCTGGCCCGGATGTTCGGCTTCTCCCGTACGAAGGCGGCCGAACTCGCCGGCGCCGGAAAGGTCCGGGTCGACGGATCCGAGGTGATGAAGTCGGAGCGGGTGCACGGCGGCGCGTGGCTGGAGGTCGAGATGCCGCAGGCCGCGCCGCCCGTCGAGATCGTCGCCGAGCCCGTCGAGGGCATGGAGATCGTGCATGACGACGACGACATCGTCGTGATCATGAAGCCGGTCGGGGTGGCCGCGCACCCGAGCCCCGGCTGGACCGGAACGACCGTCATCGGCGGGCTGGCCGCGGCCGGCTACCGCATCTCCACCTCCGGCGCCGCCGAGCGCCAGGGCATCGTGCACCGCCTCGACGTCGGCACCTCCGGCCTGATGGTGGTCGCCAAGTCCGAGCGCGCCTACACCCTGCTCAAGCAGCAGTTCCGCGAGCGGACGGTCGACAAGCGCTACCACTCCCTGGTCCAGGGCCACCCGGACCCGATGAGCGGCACCATCGACGCCCCCATCGGCCGCCACCCCCAGCACGACTACAAGTGGGCGGTCACCGCCGAGGGCAAGCCGTCGGTCACGCACTACGACCTGATCGAGGCGTTCCGCGCGGCCAGCCTGCTCGACATCAAGCTGGAGACCGGCCGCACCCACCAGATCCGGGTGCACATGGCCGCGCACCGCCACCCCTGCGTCGGCGATCTGACCTATGGCGCGGACCCCACGCTCGCCAAGCGGCTGGGCGTCGGACGGCAGTGGCTGCACGCGGTCCGGCTGGGCTTCGAGCACCCCTCGGACGGCCGCTGGGTCGAGTTCGAGAGCGGCTACCCCGACGATCTGCAGCGCGCCCTGGACACCGTCCGGGACGAGAGCAGCTGA
- a CDS encoding Na+/H+ antiporter codes for MFILLLGAVVMVPVGDRLGLPSPVLMTLAGAVLALLPFVPNVEVPPEFILPVVLPPLLYAAVQRTSWRQFTANLRPIFLLAVALVFATTAAVAAVAQAVVPGMPVAAAVVLGALVAPPDPVAATAVAGKLGLPRRLVSILEGEGLFNDVTAIVLYHVALAAAISGTFSLPAAVGSLVLSAVVAIAVGLLLGWVTNKLMGLLGDPTLQIGLTLLVPFVAYVLAEEFRGSGVLAVLTCALFLAEYAVDADDVMGRLAGYTFWEVVDTLVTGVAFGLIGLELHNIFGAASHRWGELLTAGAAVVGVVVGVRLLWLLPAAWLAKRMHKRRDYDEEIPMSWRETLIMWWSGMRGVASVALALAIPYGIDGGDGFPARDDILFIAFAVVLSTLLVQGLTLPWLVRRLRVRADTDAVDALERELALRVIKASRRRLKEILEVEELPDEVSDQLARRAYDMGARIAPDIVDDERRELFEKRIHRMKKVHRIQGEMLSAARHEVLAARSEPGADPEIVDRVLRHLDMRSLRQTP; via the coding sequence ATGTTCATCCTGCTGCTCGGGGCCGTGGTCATGGTTCCGGTCGGCGACCGGCTGGGGCTCCCGTCGCCGGTCCTGATGACCCTCGCCGGTGCCGTGCTGGCGCTGCTGCCGTTCGTGCCCAACGTCGAGGTGCCGCCGGAGTTCATCCTGCCGGTGGTGCTGCCGCCGCTGCTCTACGCGGCCGTCCAGCGCACCTCCTGGCGGCAGTTCACCGCCAATCTCCGGCCCATCTTCCTGCTCGCCGTGGCGCTGGTCTTCGCCACCACCGCCGCGGTCGCCGCGGTCGCCCAGGCGGTGGTGCCCGGGATGCCGGTGGCCGCCGCGGTCGTGCTCGGGGCGCTGGTCGCCCCGCCCGACCCGGTCGCCGCGACCGCCGTCGCCGGCAAGCTGGGACTGCCCCGCCGGCTGGTCTCCATCCTGGAGGGCGAGGGGCTGTTCAACGACGTCACCGCGATCGTGCTCTACCACGTCGCGCTCGCCGCGGCGATCAGCGGCACCTTCTCGCTGCCCGCCGCGGTCGGCTCGCTGGTGCTGTCCGCGGTCGTGGCCATAGCGGTCGGTCTGCTGCTCGGCTGGGTCACCAACAAGCTGATGGGGCTGCTGGGTGACCCGACGTTGCAGATCGGGCTGACGCTGCTGGTGCCGTTCGTCGCCTACGTCCTGGCCGAGGAGTTCCGCGGGTCCGGTGTGCTCGCGGTGCTGACCTGCGCGCTGTTCCTGGCCGAGTACGCGGTCGACGCCGACGATGTGATGGGCCGGCTGGCCGGCTACACCTTCTGGGAGGTCGTCGACACCCTCGTCACCGGCGTCGCCTTCGGGCTGATCGGGCTGGAGCTGCACAACATCTTCGGGGCCGCCTCGCACCGCTGGGGCGAGCTGCTCACCGCCGGTGCCGCGGTCGTCGGGGTGGTCGTCGGCGTCCGGCTGCTGTGGCTGCTGCCCGCCGCCTGGCTGGCCAAGCGGATGCACAAGCGGCGCGACTACGACGAGGAGATCCCGATGAGCTGGCGGGAGACGCTCATCATGTGGTGGTCGGGGATGCGCGGGGTGGCCTCGGTGGCGCTGGCGCTGGCCATTCCGTACGGCATCGACGGCGGCGACGGCTTCCCCGCCCGCGACGACATCCTCTTCATCGCCTTCGCGGTGGTGCTCAGCACCCTGCTCGTGCAGGGCCTCACGCTGCCCTGGCTGGTGCGCAGGCTGCGGGTGCGGGCCGACACCGATGCCGTCGACGCGCTGGAGCGGGAGCTGGCGCTCCGGGTGATCAAGGCGTCCAGGCGGCGGCTGAAGGAGATCCTGGAGGTCGAGGAGCTGCCCGACGAGGTCAGCGACCAGCTGGCGCGCCGGGCGTACGACATGGGCGCCCGGATCGCGCCGGACATCGTCGACGACGAGCGGCGCGAGCTGTTCGAGAAGCGCATCCACCGGATGAAGAAGGTGCACCGCATCCAGGGCGAGATGCTCTCGGCCGCCCGGCACGAGGTGCTGGCCGCCCGCAGCGAGCCGGGCGCGGACCCGGAGATCGTCGACCGGGTGCTGCGGCATCTGGACATGCGCAGTCTGCGGCAGACGCCCTGA
- a CDS encoding mechanosensitive ion channel family protein, translating to MEAVLRPVVVIGGSIVLTLILVWLTDRALRRIDGAHPETPLWGLLRRCRIPLQVALCTALLRGSYDESGLKFAADHEAGIGRALTLVLIAATAWLVVRAAAAIVESSYSRYAASGRDAARVRRVRTQVTLIQRVVTAVVIVVAAASMLLTFPAMRAVGTSMLASAGLLGIVAGIAAQSTLGNLFAGLQIAFGDMVRIGDTVVVDGEWGTVEEITLTSLTVRTWDERRITMPVSYFTGKPFENWSRGGAQMTGTVLFHLDHSAPVEKMRQQLLEILQDCPDWDGRSWSLVVTDTTPSTIVVRALVTARDADTLWTVRCEVRERMLEWLRTEHAYALPRISTAPAPLGVPEARHGEEPDAPRLSKG from the coding sequence CTGGAGGCCGTGCTGCGTCCGGTCGTCGTCATCGGCGGCTCGATCGTCCTCACCCTCATCCTGGTCTGGCTCACCGACCGCGCCCTGCGCCGGATCGACGGCGCCCACCCGGAGACCCCCTTGTGGGGCCTGCTGCGGCGCTGCCGCATACCGCTGCAAGTGGCGCTGTGCACCGCCCTGTTGCGCGGTTCGTACGACGAGTCGGGGCTGAAGTTCGCCGCGGACCATGAGGCGGGCATCGGCCGGGCGCTGACCCTGGTCCTGATCGCGGCCACCGCCTGGCTCGTGGTCCGGGCCGCGGCGGCGATCGTCGAATCGTCGTACTCGCGCTATGCGGCCAGCGGCCGGGACGCGGCGCGGGTGCGGCGGGTGCGCACCCAGGTGACGCTGATCCAGCGGGTGGTGACGGCCGTGGTGATCGTCGTCGCCGCCGCCTCGATGCTGCTGACGTTCCCGGCGATGCGGGCGGTCGGCACGTCCATGCTGGCGTCCGCCGGGCTGCTCGGCATCGTCGCCGGTATCGCCGCCCAGTCCACCCTCGGCAATCTCTTCGCGGGCCTGCAGATCGCCTTCGGTGACATGGTGCGGATAGGGGACACCGTCGTCGTGGACGGCGAGTGGGGCACCGTCGAGGAGATCACCCTGACCTCGCTGACCGTACGGACCTGGGACGAGCGCCGGATCACCATGCCGGTGTCGTACTTCACCGGCAAGCCGTTCGAGAACTGGTCGCGCGGCGGGGCGCAGATGACCGGCACGGTGCTGTTCCATCTCGACCACAGCGCGCCGGTGGAGAAGATGCGCCAGCAGCTGCTGGAAATCCTCCAGGACTGCCCGGACTGGGACGGCAGGTCCTGGAGCCTGGTGGTCACGGACACCACCCCGTCCACGATCGTGGTGCGGGCGCTGGTCACCGCCCGGGACGCGGACACCCTCTGGACGGTGCGCTGCGAGGTCCGCGAGCGGATGCTGGAGTGGCTGCGCACCGAGCACGCCTACGCGCTGCCGCGGATCAGCACCGCCCCGGCCCCGCTCGGGGTCCCGGAGGCGCGCCACGGCGAGGAGCCGGACGCCCCACGGCTGTCGAAGGGCTGA
- a CDS encoding dienelactone hydrolase family protein: MSVPASSESSTSGLATIVLFHSVCGLRPAVHAAADRLRTAGHEVIVPDLFDGRTAESVPDGILIKDEIGKEELLKRAITAVAPYSDRGLVYAGFSFGGSVAQNLALGDEKTRGLLLLHGTSDIAEDTVADELPVQLHVADPDPYEPHDWLNAWYLQMRRAGADVEVFRYAGAGHLFTDPELPDYDAEAAERAWKVALGFLAGL; encoded by the coding sequence ATGTCAGTGCCGGCCTCCTCCGAGTCTTCGACCAGCGGGCTTGCGACGATTGTCCTGTTTCATTCGGTGTGCGGGCTGCGCCCCGCGGTGCATGCCGCGGCGGACCGGCTGCGAACCGCGGGACATGAGGTGATCGTCCCCGATCTGTTCGACGGCCGGACCGCGGAGTCGGTACCGGACGGCATCCTCATCAAGGACGAGATCGGCAAGGAGGAGCTGCTCAAGCGGGCCATCACGGCCGTGGCGCCGTACTCCGACCGCGGGCTGGTCTACGCCGGTTTCTCGTTCGGCGGCTCGGTCGCCCAGAACCTCGCGCTGGGCGACGAGAAGACCCGTGGGCTGCTTCTGCTGCACGGCACCTCGGACATCGCGGAGGACACCGTCGCCGACGAGCTGCCGGTGCAGCTGCATGTCGCCGACCCGGACCCGTACGAGCCGCACGACTGGCTGAACGCCTGGTATCTCCAGATGCGCCGGGCCGGCGCGGACGTAGAGGTCTTCCGCTACGCCGGCGCCGGCCATCTCTTCACCGATCCCGAACTGCCCGACTACGACGCGGAGGCCGCCGAGCGCGCCTGGAAGGTGGCGCTGGGCTTCCTCGCCGGGCTGTGA
- a CDS encoding alkaline phosphatase D family protein translates to MTDHDQISRRTAVTAVAATAALLPFAGAATAHAQEAPGAQYFQHGVASGDPLPDGILLWTRVTPTPAATPGSGRGPAAKVSWQVATDKNFASVVARGSLTASTATDHTVKADVRGLRPATHYYYRFTVDGQHSPVGRTRTAPAHDSTAGNVRFGVVSCANWESGYFSPYRHLAARTDLDAVLHLGDYLYEYKSGEYPEFKYVVRPHSPAHELLTLADYRIRHGIHKTDPDALAMHATHPVIAIWDDHEFADNAWKGGATNHTPDSEGPWSARMAAAKQAYFEWMPVRPSIAGTTYRRLRFGNLADLHLLDLRSFRDEQAKVGSGAVDDPSRTLTGRAQLDWLKSGLERSDTAWRLVGTSVMISQVAFGSIPAKLLGPLAEILGIPKEGLAINTDQWDGYTDDRRELLSHLSDRGIDNTVFLTGDIHMAWANEVPLQAATYPADQPVATEFVVTSVTSDNVDDFLHVAPHTISMAGVAALKAANRHVKWLDMDSHGYSVLDVNAERTQMDYFGISDKTDPQATSAHLRSYRTRSGSQQIEQADQPVG, encoded by the coding sequence GTGACCGATCATGACCAGATCTCGCGCCGCACTGCCGTCACGGCCGTAGCCGCCACCGCCGCTCTTCTGCCGTTCGCCGGCGCCGCCACGGCGCACGCCCAAGAGGCCCCCGGCGCCCAGTACTTCCAGCACGGAGTCGCCTCCGGTGATCCGCTCCCGGACGGCATCCTGCTGTGGACCCGGGTCACCCCGACCCCGGCGGCCACCCCGGGCTCCGGCCGGGGACCGGCCGCCAAGGTGAGCTGGCAGGTGGCGACCGACAAGAACTTCGCCTCCGTCGTCGCCCGGGGCAGCCTGACCGCCTCCACGGCCACCGACCACACCGTCAAGGCGGACGTCCGCGGCCTGCGGCCGGCCACCCACTACTACTACCGCTTCACCGTCGACGGGCAGCACTCCCCCGTCGGCCGCACCCGCACCGCCCCCGCGCACGACTCCACCGCCGGCAACGTCCGCTTCGGCGTGGTCTCCTGCGCCAACTGGGAGTCCGGCTACTTCTCCCCGTACCGGCATCTGGCCGCCCGCACCGACCTGGACGCGGTGCTGCATCTCGGCGACTACCTCTACGAATACAAGTCCGGCGAGTACCCGGAGTTCAAGTACGTCGTCCGCCCGCACTCCCCCGCCCACGAGCTGCTGACGCTCGCCGACTACCGCATCCGGCACGGCATCCACAAGACCGACCCGGACGCGCTGGCCATGCACGCCACGCACCCGGTCATCGCCATCTGGGACGACCACGAGTTCGCCGACAACGCCTGGAAGGGCGGGGCGACCAACCACACGCCGGACAGCGAGGGACCCTGGTCCGCGCGGATGGCCGCCGCGAAGCAGGCGTACTTCGAGTGGATGCCGGTGCGCCCCTCGATCGCCGGCACCACCTACCGCCGGCTGCGCTTCGGCAACCTCGCCGATCTGCACCTGCTGGATCTGCGGTCGTTCCGCGACGAGCAGGCCAAGGTGGGCAGCGGCGCGGTCGACGACCCGAGCCGTACGCTCACCGGGCGGGCCCAGCTGGACTGGCTGAAGAGCGGCCTGGAGCGCTCGGACACCGCCTGGCGACTGGTCGGCACCTCGGTGATGATCTCCCAGGTGGCCTTCGGCTCCATCCCCGCCAAGCTGCTCGGCCCGCTCGCCGAGATCCTCGGGATACCCAAGGAGGGCCTGGCGATCAACACCGACCAGTGGGACGGCTACACCGATGACCGGCGCGAACTGCTGAGCCACCTCAGCGACCGCGGCATCGACAACACCGTCTTCCTGACCGGCGACATCCATATGGCCTGGGCCAACGAGGTGCCGCTCCAGGCGGCGACCTACCCCGCCGACCAGCCGGTGGCGACGGAGTTCGTGGTCACCTCCGTCACCTCCGACAACGTCGACGACTTCCTGCATGTCGCCCCGCACACGATCTCCATGGCCGGGGTCGCCGCCCTCAAGGCCGCCAACCGGCATGTGAAGTGGCTGGACATGGACTCGCACGGCTACAGCGTCCTGGACGTCAATGCCGAGCGCACGCAGATGGACTACTTCGGGATCTCCGACAAGACCGACCCGCAGGCCACCAGCGCGCATCTGCGCTCGTACCGCACCCGGTCCGGCTCCCAGCAGATCGAGCAGGCGGACCAGCCGGTCGGCTAG
- a CDS encoding thioredoxin domain-containing protein, with protein MSNRNTQANKAAARERIRAERERQQKKERLRRQIVVAGAVVGVLAVAGGIGFMVLKANEPTGWEAAKDAKPVAPAHTQGKNGTEILIGDKNAKETLEVFEDIRCPACASFEQSTGEALAKDIKDGRYRVRFSLYTFIDDTPAGGEGSKNALSALGAALNISPEAFLKYKAALYSAKYHPEEQVDTYGKDAELLKVAATVPELKGNKAFETAVTKGTYDRWALDMGALFGRKGVRGTPTFMHDDKKLTIPQVPQQQMTQAQYNQLAQANFRKMIDKEFGPAKGSGKPDPGKGGSAGEKGQNGIREGEKDPTASR; from the coding sequence ATGAGCAACCGCAACACCCAGGCCAACAAGGCCGCCGCCCGCGAGCGCATCCGGGCCGAGCGCGAGCGCCAGCAGAAGAAGGAGAGGCTGCGCCGTCAGATCGTCGTGGCCGGGGCCGTGGTCGGCGTCCTGGCGGTGGCCGGCGGCATCGGCTTCATGGTGCTGAAGGCCAACGAGCCCACCGGCTGGGAGGCCGCCAAGGACGCCAAGCCCGTCGCCCCCGCCCACACCCAGGGCAAGAACGGCACCGAGATCCTGATAGGTGACAAGAACGCCAAGGAGACCCTGGAGGTCTTCGAGGACATCCGCTGCCCGGCCTGCGCGTCCTTCGAGCAGAGCACCGGCGAGGCGCTGGCCAAGGACATCAAGGACGGCCGCTACCGGGTCCGCTTCTCCCTGTACACCTTCATCGACGACACCCCGGCCGGCGGCGAGGGCTCGAAGAACGCGCTGAGCGCGCTCGGTGCGGCGCTGAACATCAGCCCGGAGGCGTTCCTGAAGTACAAGGCGGCGCTGTACTCCGCCAAGTACCACCCCGAAGAGCAGGTGGACACCTACGGCAAGGACGCCGAGCTGCTCAAGGTCGCCGCCACGGTGCCGGAGCTGAAGGGCAACAAGGCGTTCGAGACCGCGGTGACGAAGGGCACCTACGACCGCTGGGCGCTGGACATGGGCGCACTGTTCGGCCGTAAGGGCGTCAGGGGCACGCCCACCTTCATGCACGACGACAAGAAGCTGACGATCCCCCAGGTCCCGCAGCAGCAGATGACGCAGGCGCAGTACAACCAGCTCGCGCAGGCCAACTTCCGGAAGATGATCGACAAGGAGTTCGGCCCGGCGAAGGGCTCCGGGAAGCCGGACCCGGGCAAGGGTGGCAGCGCGGGCGAAAAGGGCCAGAACGGCATCCGCGAGGGCGAAAAGGACCCCACGGCCTCCCGCTGA
- a CDS encoding thioredoxin domain-containing protein: MSNRNNQANKQAARERLRAERERQAKKDRLRRQLVVGGAIVAVLAIAGGIGVAVATSGDDTNAPLVKPANTSGTNGTTITVGKPGAKNTLDLFEDPRCPGCAAFEQTAGATIEKDIKDGKYKASYHLGTFLDRNFQGTGSKNALSALGASLNVSPDAFLKYKYALYSKEFHPDEAGPDKFADDSYLIKVADTVPALKGNAAFQKAVKDGTYDRWALEVSKAFDSVKDVKSTPTIKLNGKVLGTETPQGTAAPSTVAQFKSMVDKGLKK, encoded by the coding sequence ATGAGCAACCGCAACAACCAGGCCAACAAGCAGGCAGCCCGCGAGCGGCTGCGCGCCGAGCGCGAACGGCAGGCGAAGAAGGACCGGCTCCGCCGCCAGCTGGTCGTCGGCGGCGCGATCGTCGCCGTCCTGGCGATAGCCGGCGGCATCGGGGTGGCGGTCGCCACCTCCGGCGACGACACGAACGCCCCGCTGGTCAAGCCCGCCAACACCAGCGGCACCAACGGCACCACGATCACCGTCGGCAAGCCCGGCGCCAAGAACACCCTGGACCTCTTCGAGGACCCGCGCTGCCCCGGCTGCGCCGCCTTCGAGCAGACCGCCGGTGCCACCATCGAGAAGGACATCAAGGACGGCAAGTACAAGGCGAGCTACCACCTGGGCACGTTCCTCGACCGGAATTTCCAGGGCACCGGCTCCAAGAACGCACTGAGTGCGCTGGGCGCGTCCCTCAACGTCAGCCCGGACGCCTTCCTGAAGTACAAGTACGCGCTGTACTCGAAGGAGTTCCACCCCGACGAGGCCGGCCCGGACAAGTTCGCCGACGACAGCTACCTCATCAAGGTCGCCGACACCGTCCCGGCGCTGAAGGGCAACGCCGCCTTCCAGAAGGCCGTCAAGGACGGTACGTACGACCGCTGGGCGCTGGAGGTGTCCAAGGCGTTCGACTCCGTCAAGGACGTCAAGAGCACCCCGACGATCAAGCTCAACGGCAAGGTGCTGGGCACGGAAACGCCGCAGGGCACGGCGGCACCCTCCACAGTGGCCCAGTTCAAGTCCATGGTGGACAAGGGACTCAAGAAGTGA
- a CDS encoding DUF2252 domain-containing protein: MPSQYAPAQDAAQRGEEILAVFDTAFGELLAADPAAFRVKFRKMAASAFAFYRGTAGLFYRDLEEYAAQDGGGKDSGPYLDERTARVWIHGDLHAENFGTYMDATGRLIFNVNDFDEAYVGPFTWDLKRFAASVALIGYAKALGDKQITDLVRTYAAAYRERIHALASGTKRSDKDELPPFTLDTAEGPLLGALRDARSLTRFGLLDSMTEIRDFERRFAPGGGSVELDAATRYKVLAAFDGYLETLPESSLNRPDSYRVKDVVGRRGIGIGSAGLPSYNILLEGNSDALENDVVIYMKQAQTPAVSRHITDPAVRGYFQHEGHRTVISQRALQDHADPWLGWTELDGAGQLVAEISPYAVDLDWSDIDEPEEIAAVVADLGRATATMHAAADDESGHSLVPFSTERAIDAAIAADEEGFAALLVDFAHSYGARARADHQIFVDLFRNGRIPGL, encoded by the coding sequence ATGCCGTCCCAGTACGCCCCGGCGCAGGACGCCGCGCAGCGCGGCGAGGAGATCCTCGCCGTCTTCGACACCGCCTTCGGGGAGCTGCTCGCCGCCGACCCCGCAGCCTTCCGTGTGAAATTCCGGAAGATGGCCGCTTCCGCGTTCGCCTTCTACCGGGGGACGGCCGGCCTGTTCTACCGGGACCTGGAGGAGTACGCCGCACAGGACGGCGGCGGCAAGGACAGCGGCCCGTATCTCGACGAGCGCACCGCCCGGGTGTGGATCCACGGCGATCTGCACGCCGAGAACTTCGGCACGTACATGGACGCCACGGGCCGGCTGATCTTCAACGTCAACGACTTCGACGAGGCCTACGTCGGCCCGTTCACCTGGGACCTCAAGCGGTTCGCCGCCTCGGTCGCGCTGATCGGCTACGCCAAGGCGCTCGGCGACAAGCAGATCACCGACCTGGTGCGCACCTACGCGGCCGCCTACCGCGAGCGCATCCACGCCCTGGCCTCCGGGACGAAGCGCTCCGACAAGGACGAGCTGCCGCCCTTCACCCTGGACACCGCCGAGGGCCCGCTGCTGGGCGCGCTGCGCGACGCCCGCTCGCTGACCCGGTTCGGGCTGCTGGACTCGATGACGGAGATCCGCGACTTCGAGCGGCGCTTCGCGCCGGGCGGCGGCAGCGTCGAGCTGGACGCGGCGACCCGCTACAAGGTCCTCGCCGCCTTCGACGGCTATCTGGAGACGCTGCCGGAGTCGAGCCTGAACCGCCCGGACTCCTACCGCGTCAAGGACGTGGTGGGCCGCCGCGGCATCGGCATCGGCTCGGCCGGTCTGCCCTCGTACAACATCCTTCTGGAGGGCAACAGCGACGCCCTGGAGAACGATGTCGTGATCTACATGAAGCAGGCGCAGACCCCGGCCGTCTCCCGGCACATCACCGACCCGGCGGTCCGCGGCTACTTCCAGCACGAGGGCCACCGCACGGTGATCTCGCAGCGCGCCCTGCAGGACCACGCCGACCCGTGGCTGGGCTGGACCGAGCTCGACGGCGCGGGCCAGCTGGTCGCCGAGATCTCGCCGTACGCGGTCGACCTGGACTGGTCGGACATCGACGAACCGGAGGAGATCGCGGCGGTGGTGGCCGACCTGGGCCGGGCCACCGCGACCATGCACGCCGCCGCGGACGACGAGAGCGGCCACTCCCTGGTCCCGTTCTCCACGGAGCGCGCCATCGACGCGGCCATCGCGGCCGACGAGGAGGGCTTCGCCGCGCTGCTGGTGGACTTCGCGCACTCCTACGGCGCCCGCGCCCGTGCCGACCACCAGATCTTCGTGGACCTCTTCCGCAACGGCCGGATCCCCGGCCTGTAG